Proteins encoded in a region of the Candidatus Acetothermia bacterium genome:
- a CDS encoding thiamine pyrophosphate-dependent enzyme, whose amino-acid sequence MLADVKIPEGYVRVFKRPDSMSDAPYTYCPGCHHGVIGRLVAEAIDELGIRGRTVGIAPVGCAVFLYRFYRCDFIQAAHGRACAVATGLKRANPDLIVFTYQGDGDLAAIGTAETVHAANRGENITAIFVNNAVYGMTGGEMAPTTLPGQRTVTTPEGRDVRTTGYPFKISEMLAQLDGPAYITRQAVYDVRHVQMARKAIRKAFRNQLEGKGFSMVEVVAACPTNLKVSPVHGNKWVTEQALRYFPLGDLKVRDP is encoded by the coding sequence ATGCTCGCTGACGTGAAGATCCCGGAGGGCTATGTGCGCGTGTTCAAGCGACCGGATTCCATGTCCGATGCCCCGTACACCTACTGCCCCGGCTGCCACCACGGGGTCATCGGGCGGCTGGTGGCGGAGGCGATCGATGAACTGGGGATCCGCGGGCGCACGGTGGGGATCGCTCCGGTGGGGTGTGCCGTGTTCCTGTACCGGTTCTACCGATGCGACTTCATCCAGGCCGCCCACGGCCGGGCGTGCGCGGTGGCCACCGGCCTCAAGCGGGCCAACCCTGACCTCATCGTGTTCACCTACCAGGGGGATGGCGACCTCGCCGCCATCGGCACCGCCGAGACCGTCCACGCCGCCAACCGCGGCGAGAACATCACCGCGATCTTCGTGAACAACGCCGTTTACGGGATGACCGGAGGGGAGATGGCCCCCACCACCCTGCCTGGCCAGCGCACCGTGACCACCCCGGAAGGGCGGGACGTCCGCACCACCGGCTACCCCTTCAAGATCTCGGAGATGTTGGCCCAGCTCGATGGCCCGGCGTACATCACCCGCCAGGCCGTGTACGACGTGCGTCACGTTCAGATGGCCCGGAAGGCCATCCGCAAGGCGTTCCGCAACCAACTGGAGGGGAAGGGGTTCTCCATGGTGGAGGTGGTGGCCGCGTGCCCCACCAACCTCAAGGTATCCCCAGTACACGGGAACAAGTGGGTGACCGAGCAGGCGCTCCGGTACTTCCCCCTTGGGGACCTCAAGGTCCGTGATCCGTGA
- a CDS encoding 2-oxoacid:acceptor oxidoreductase family protein, with protein sequence MEIGVIFAGFGGQGILLAGKVLARAGMDQGLEVTWLPSYGPEMRGGTANCTVILADEPVGSPIVDAPRALVALNGPSLDRFEPKVAPGGAVVVNSSLVPRPVRRKDVQGIPVPVNDIARELGEPRAINMVALGAVVRALGILPLQAVVQAMAEELGAKGRERLVEANRLALRRGHAACPP encoded by the coding sequence ATGGAGATCGGGGTGATCTTCGCTGGGTTTGGTGGACAGGGGATCCTCCTTGCCGGGAAGGTGCTGGCCCGGGCGGGGATGGACCAGGGGCTCGAGGTGACCTGGCTCCCCTCCTACGGTCCGGAGATGCGCGGGGGGACCGCCAACTGCACGGTGATCCTTGCCGACGAGCCCGTGGGGTCGCCGATCGTGGACGCCCCGCGGGCGCTGGTGGCGCTGAACGGGCCGTCGCTGGATCGATTCGAGCCCAAGGTCGCCCCGGGCGGGGCGGTGGTGGTCAACAGCTCCCTCGTCCCGCGGCCGGTGCGCCGCAAGGACGTGCAGGGGATCCCGGTGCCGGTGAACGACATCGCCCGGGAGCTGGGGGAGCCGCGGGCAATCAACATGGTCGCCCTGGGGGCGGTGGTGCGGGCGCTCGGGATCCTGCCGCTCCAGGCCGTGGTCCAGGCCATGGCCGAGGAACTGGGAGCCAAGGGCCGGGAGCGCCTCGTGGAAGCGAACCGCCTCGCCCTCCGCCGGGGACACGCCGCCTGCCCCCCTTAG
- a CDS encoding ABC transporter substrate-binding protein has product MKKLFALVLIATVAFAGLAQRKGAWVDEVVLVEEPSTGKAIERLAAGDIDVYAFSIGDRALFAKVQADPNLKYYLSYGSFNDLTMNHGSDQPFFQDGRLNPFGVPAIREAMHYIINREYIAQEIMGGLATPKYSYLNPAFPDGSQRYPDLMEALEDMYVYDFAKGEQIITQELTKLGATKVDGVWTYGGQPIELKFLIRTEDERRLIGDYISDQLENLGFTVVRQYGISRELSPLWIQSDPTLGQWSLYTGGWVTTAVSRDQGTGFNQFYTKRILPWPLFQALATETTDPILNEVSDKLYRRDYNSMEERRELFEQALYRSNAYANIIWLVDRQGFSPLRANVGLAADLAAGIYGSQVWGHTVQFQMEGEPVVGGTMKIATSTLLIEPWNPIAGSNWVYDMFPIRATGEGGTAVDTRDGLVWPLHIERAEVYVLKGLPVSTNPGHGWCWFEFVDEIEVPADAWYDWDAAAQKFITVGEKFPGGTTAKRKSVVHYPESLYDVPLHDGSKISIGDFILGMILTFDQAKPESPIYDEAAVPGYQSFMASFKGVRIVSTNPLVIETYSDVYTLDAELNVSTWFPYYDQGPGFWHTLALGILAESNKELAFSKDKSALVKVEWMDYTKGPSLPILVKYLDEALATGYIPYAPTMGEYVSAAEAEARYTNLKAWYEKMGHLWVASGPFYLDKVFPTEKQIVLKRFENYPFAADRFQFLVK; this is encoded by the coding sequence ATGAAAAAGCTATTTGCATTGGTGTTGATTGCGACGGTGGCGTTCGCTGGGCTTGCTCAGCGGAAGGGCGCGTGGGTGGACGAGGTTGTGCTCGTGGAGGAGCCGAGCACGGGGAAGGCCATTGAGCGGCTCGCGGCCGGCGACATCGACGTGTACGCGTTCTCGATCGGCGACCGGGCCCTGTTTGCCAAGGTCCAGGCCGACCCCAACCTCAAGTACTACCTGTCCTACGGGTCGTTCAACGACCTCACGATGAACCACGGCAGCGACCAGCCGTTCTTCCAGGACGGCCGGCTCAACCCGTTCGGGGTCCCCGCGATCCGCGAGGCGATGCACTACATCATCAACCGCGAGTACATCGCCCAGGAGATCATGGGGGGACTGGCCACCCCGAAATACTCCTACCTCAACCCGGCGTTCCCCGACGGCTCCCAGCGCTACCCCGACCTCATGGAAGCGCTGGAGGACATGTACGTCTACGACTTCGCCAAGGGTGAGCAGATCATCACCCAGGAGCTCACGAAGCTCGGGGCGACGAAGGTCGACGGGGTGTGGACGTACGGCGGCCAGCCCATCGAGCTCAAGTTCCTCATCCGGACTGAGGACGAGCGGCGGCTCATCGGGGACTACATCTCCGACCAGCTGGAGAATCTTGGGTTCACGGTCGTGCGCCAGTACGGGATCAGCCGCGAGCTCTCCCCGCTGTGGATCCAGAGCGACCCGACCTTGGGGCAGTGGAGCCTGTACACCGGCGGTTGGGTGACGACCGCAGTGAGCCGCGACCAGGGGACGGGGTTCAACCAGTTCTACACCAAGCGGATCCTGCCGTGGCCGCTCTTCCAGGCCCTGGCCACTGAGACGACCGACCCGATTCTGAACGAAGTCAGCGACAAGCTCTACCGCCGCGACTACAACTCCATGGAGGAGCGGCGGGAGCTCTTCGAGCAGGCCCTGTACCGCTCGAACGCGTACGCGAACATCATCTGGCTCGTGGACCGGCAGGGGTTCTCCCCGCTGCGGGCCAACGTGGGCCTGGCGGCGGACCTCGCCGCGGGCATCTACGGGTCCCAGGTGTGGGGGCACACGGTCCAGTTCCAGATGGAGGGGGAGCCTGTGGTGGGCGGGACGATGAAGATCGCCACCTCGACCCTCCTCATCGAGCCGTGGAACCCGATCGCCGGCTCGAACTGGGTGTACGACATGTTCCCCATCCGGGCGACGGGTGAGGGCGGGACGGCCGTGGACACCCGGGACGGGCTCGTCTGGCCGCTCCACATCGAGCGGGCCGAGGTGTACGTCCTGAAGGGCCTCCCCGTCTCCACGAACCCCGGCCACGGCTGGTGCTGGTTCGAGTTCGTGGACGAGATCGAGGTCCCGGCGGACGCCTGGTACGACTGGGACGCCGCGGCGCAGAAGTTCATCACCGTCGGGGAGAAGTTCCCCGGTGGGACGACCGCCAAGCGGAAGAGCGTCGTCCACTACCCGGAGAGCCTGTACGATGTCCCGCTCCACGACGGGAGCAAGATCTCGATCGGGGACTTCATCCTCGGGATGATCCTCACCTTCGACCAGGCCAAGCCGGAGAGCCCGATCTACGACGAGGCGGCGGTGCCTGGGTACCAGTCGTTCATGGCCTCGTTCAAGGGCGTGAGGATCGTGTCCACGAACCCGCTCGTGATCGAGACCTACTCCGACGTGTACACGCTCGATGCCGAGCTCAACGTGAGCACCTGGTTCCCGTACTACGATCAGGGGCCGGGGTTCTGGCACACGCTCGCGCTGGGGATCCTGGCTGAGTCGAACAAGGAGCTCGCGTTCTCCAAAGACAAGTCCGCCCTCGTCAAGGTGGAGTGGATGGACTACACCAAGGGGCCGTCGCTCCCGATCCTCGTCAAGTACCTCGACGAGGCGCTCGCCACCGGGTACATCCCGTACGCCCCGACGATGGGCGAGTACGTGAGCGCAGCCGAGGCCGAGGCCCGGTACACGAACCTCAAGGCCTGGTACGAGAAGATGGGCCACCTGTGGGTCGCCAGCGGCCCGTTCTACCTCGACAAGGTGTTCCCCACCGAGAAGCAGATCGTCCTCAAGCGGTTCGAGAACTACCCGTTTGCGGCCGATCGGTTCCAGTTCCTGGTGAAGTAG
- a CDS encoding ABC transporter permease translates to MPGGNALRFLRYTVVRAVTQGLAVIVALYITILIVNMGGKLDDIRRSEIKLSVATAITTNPANADLPPSVIKQMIEERAQLEYRRLGLDRNFFVRSFEYLTTALSLSLGRAEYLFSDSGSREVRRIIAERLPSTLILFGTANLLIFFLTLWVGLALSRRYGTWIDRLVVSLAPTSAAPGWFYGIFLLLIFAAVLRVLPWGGMVSAPPPENPWLYAASVLLHMILPVTAMVMGSFFSGAYGRRTFFLIFSSEDYVDLAKAKGLSSRALQNRYILRPTLPTIITGFVLMVIGLWFGAIILETVFNWPGIGRLYYQATNTSDTPVVVGVMVVYGYLLAISVFLLDFIYGVVDPRVRVTGGTQRRL, encoded by the coding sequence ATGCCAGGCGGAAACGCCCTGAGGTTTTTGCGGTACACGGTGGTGCGGGCCGTCACCCAAGGGTTGGCGGTGATCGTCGCCCTCTACATCACGATCCTCATCGTGAACATGGGGGGCAAGCTGGACGACATTCGCCGCTCGGAGATCAAGCTCAGCGTGGCCACCGCCATCACCACCAACCCAGCCAACGCTGACCTGCCGCCGTCGGTGATCAAACAGATGATCGAGGAGCGGGCGCAGCTGGAGTACCGGCGGTTGGGGTTGGACCGGAACTTCTTCGTCCGCAGCTTCGAGTACCTCACGACGGCCCTGTCCCTGTCGCTGGGCCGGGCGGAGTACCTGTTCAGCGACAGCGGATCCCGGGAGGTGCGGCGGATCATCGCCGAACGGCTCCCCTCGACGCTCATCTTGTTCGGAACGGCCAACCTCCTCATCTTCTTCCTGACGCTGTGGGTGGGGCTAGCCCTCTCCCGGCGGTACGGGACGTGGATAGACCGGCTGGTCGTGTCGTTGGCCCCCACTTCGGCTGCGCCGGGGTGGTTCTACGGGATCTTCCTCCTCCTCATCTTCGCCGCCGTGCTGCGGGTCCTCCCGTGGGGGGGGATGGTGTCCGCCCCACCGCCCGAGAACCCCTGGCTGTACGCGGCAAGCGTCCTGCTGCACATGATCCTGCCGGTGACGGCGATGGTGATGGGGAGCTTCTTCTCCGGGGCCTACGGCCGGCGCACGTTCTTCCTCATCTTCTCCAGCGAGGACTACGTGGACCTCGCCAAGGCCAAGGGCCTCTCCAGCCGCGCCCTCCAGAACCGGTACATCCTCCGGCCGACCCTGCCCACGATCATCACCGGGTTCGTGCTCATGGTGATCGGGCTCTGGTTCGGGGCGATCATCTTGGAGACGGTGTTCAACTGGCCGGGGATCGGGCGCCTGTACTACCAGGCGACCAACACGAGCGACACCCCGGTGGTGGTGGGCGTGATGGTGGTGTACGGGTACTTGCTCGCCATCTCCGTGTTTCTCCTGGACTTCATCTACGGGGTTGTGGACCCCCGGGTGCGGGTCACCGGCGGGACCCAAAGGAGGCTTTGA
- a CDS encoding ABC transporter permease: MRRIFQMLRELRRYPSAVGGLALIGLLVAISIYTIIAIPYPEAIRLWRGGPGVWDDNPRNAAPVWTDLFTADRLPRTIVVDNAQGGTKTVEPLPDGRKRIEFALRFDYAYDRFPSEIVLFAQAPAATETPMRTRYSVLWRFPNGQEYQVASSRSMRASESYYISQDLSLVQNLGATGEYALFTDPAMKAVPVKDRAPLKGEYTVVIRAEVPAEADFNAKLVVYGRIHGLAGTDHRRRDLTVALLWGTPLALVFGLVGAVGTTVITFVLSGIGTWFGRWVDTLFQRITQVNMVIPTLPVLIMIGQFYSRSLWLMLAVFMALSIFGGGMVTYRAMFLQAKEAPYIEAARAYGAKNMRIVFRYLLPRIIPVLLPAFVLTVPSFVFLEAGLAVLGLGDPILPTWGKVINDAQSQDALYKGYYYWVVEPALLLMITGFAFSMVGYALDRVFNPRLRTV, from the coding sequence ATGCGCCGGATCTTCCAGATGCTGCGGGAGCTGCGCCGGTACCCCTCGGCGGTGGGGGGGCTGGCGCTCATCGGGCTCCTGGTCGCCATTTCCATCTACACGATCATCGCCATCCCCTACCCGGAGGCGATCCGCCTGTGGCGGGGAGGGCCTGGGGTGTGGGACGACAACCCCCGGAATGCGGCGCCGGTGTGGACGGATCTGTTCACGGCCGACCGGCTGCCCCGGACGATCGTCGTGGACAACGCCCAGGGGGGGACGAAGACCGTGGAACCCCTTCCCGACGGCCGGAAACGGATTGAGTTTGCGCTCAGGTTCGACTACGCCTACGACCGGTTCCCGTCGGAGATCGTCCTCTTCGCCCAGGCGCCAGCGGCGACGGAGACCCCCATGCGGACGCGGTACTCCGTCCTGTGGAGGTTCCCCAACGGGCAGGAGTACCAGGTCGCCTCAAGCCGCTCCATGCGCGCCTCGGAGAGCTACTACATCTCCCAGGACCTGTCCCTGGTCCAGAACCTGGGGGCCACGGGCGAGTACGCCCTGTTCACGGACCCGGCGATGAAGGCGGTGCCGGTGAAGGACCGGGCGCCCCTCAAGGGGGAGTACACGGTGGTGATCCGGGCCGAGGTCCCCGCGGAGGCGGACTTCAACGCCAAGCTCGTCGTGTACGGGCGGATCCACGGCCTGGCCGGCACGGACCACCGCCGCCGCGACCTCACGGTGGCCCTCCTATGGGGGACGCCCCTGGCCCTTGTGTTCGGCCTGGTGGGGGCGGTGGGCACGACGGTGATCACGTTCGTCCTGTCCGGGATCGGGACGTGGTTCGGGCGGTGGGTGGACACCCTGTTCCAGCGGATCACCCAGGTGAACATGGTCATCCCCACCCTGCCCGTGCTCATCATGATTGGGCAGTTCTACAGCCGGAGCCTGTGGCTCATGCTCGCGGTGTTCATGGCCCTGAGCATCTTCGGCGGGGGGATGGTCACGTACCGGGCGATGTTCCTCCAGGCCAAGGAGGCCCCCTACATCGAGGCCGCGAGGGCGTACGGGGCGAAGAACATGCGCATCGTGTTCCGGTACCTTCTGCCGCGCATCATCCCGGTGCTCCTGCCCGCGTTCGTGCTCACCGTGCCTAGCTTCGTGTTCCTCGAGGCGGGCCTGGCGGTGCTCGGGCTGGGAGACCCGATCCTCCCCACGTGGGGGAAGGTGATCAACGACGCCCAGAGCCAGGACGCCCTGTACAAGGGGTACTACTACTGGGTGGTGGAGCCGGCGCTTCTGCTCATGATCACGGGGTTCGCATTCTCGATGGTTGGGTATGCCCTGGACCGCGTGTTCAACCCCAGGCTGAGGACGGTGTAG
- a CDS encoding ABC transporter ATP-binding protein — MPEPKAASVTAQTLDHRPGSLLRVVDLVLHFRTTRGVLQAVDGVSFTMEKRGAVAILGESGCGKTSLARAVLRLLPRNVHTYRGEVWVNGTEVMKMSDEWFRQNMRWVKASMVSQAAMNALNPVLKVGFQVAEPLLIHHHMSKKDAMKRAEEVFRIVGVPVDFLNRYAFELSGGMRQRAILAMALITSPPLIVLDEPTSALDMLTQANIFNALKDIKNQLEVGYILITHDISTSSDLADEVIIMYAGQIVEHSFAETGYRTPLHPYARGLMASVPTLREDKKLEFIPGQPPSLIHPPTGCRFAARCPQRFDRCDREPPTFAVGPRGELVKCWLYAR, encoded by the coding sequence ATGCCGGAGCCGAAGGCAGCGTCGGTGACCGCACAGACCCTCGACCACCGGCCGGGGAGCTTGCTCCGGGTGGTGGACCTGGTCCTCCACTTCCGCACCACGCGCGGAGTGCTCCAGGCGGTGGATGGGGTCAGCTTCACGATGGAGAAGCGGGGGGCGGTGGCGATCCTGGGGGAGTCCGGGTGCGGGAAGACCTCCCTCGCCCGGGCGGTCCTGCGCCTGCTTCCCCGCAACGTGCACACCTACAGGGGCGAGGTGTGGGTCAACGGCACGGAAGTCATGAAGATGTCGGACGAGTGGTTCCGGCAGAACATGCGGTGGGTGAAGGCGTCAATGGTGTCCCAGGCGGCGATGAACGCCCTGAACCCCGTGCTCAAGGTGGGGTTCCAGGTGGCCGAACCCCTCCTCATCCACCACCACATGTCCAAGAAGGACGCGATGAAGCGGGCCGAGGAGGTGTTCCGCATCGTGGGGGTGCCGGTGGACTTCCTCAACCGCTACGCGTTCGAGCTTTCGGGCGGGATGCGGCAGCGGGCGATCCTGGCCATGGCCCTCATCACGAGCCCCCCCCTCATCGTCCTCGACGAGCCCACGAGCGCCCTGGACATGCTGACCCAGGCCAACATCTTCAACGCCCTCAAGGACATCAAGAACCAGCTTGAGGTGGGCTACATCCTCATCACCCACGACATCTCCACCTCCAGCGACCTCGCCGACGAGGTGATCATCATGTACGCCGGCCAGATCGTGGAGCACAGCTTTGCCGAGACGGGGTACCGCACCCCCCTCCACCCCTACGCCCGGGGGTTGATGGCGAGCGTCCCCACCCTGCGGGAGGACAAGAAGCTGGAGTTCATCCCCGGGCAACCCCCGAGCCTCATCCACCCCCCCACCGGCTGCCGGTTCGCCGCCCGCTGCCCGCAACGGTTTGACCGGTGCGACCGCGAGCCCCCGACCTTCGCGGTCGGCCCGCGGGGCGAGCTCGTCAAGTGCTGGCTGTACGCCCGATAG
- a CDS encoding ABC transporter ATP-binding protein, with protein sequence MSNEILLTVKDLHTWYELRKWGFFRAGYVRAVDGVSFDLRQGEALTVVGESGSGKTTLIKTILGLAPVTKGEILFAGRRLNGDPRAFAWLHSRVGFVQQDPYGALPPFMTVRRILLEPMIVNKVGTEREREDRVREVLEEVRLVPVADFLNKFPHMLSGGQQQRLVIARAMALRPSLIVADEPVSMLDASVRVEILELMRRIQKAHDLGVIYITHDLSTVRYFSERVFIMYAAKVVEKTDVREIVHNTLHPYAKALLAAIPDPDPENARRYRDVPPGEPPSLVRPPDGCRFHPRCPAKIEGLCEKEVPPEFEPTRDHFVSCWLYRGGP encoded by the coding sequence ATGTCCAACGAGATCCTGCTCACAGTGAAAGATCTCCACACCTGGTACGAGCTGAGGAAGTGGGGGTTCTTCCGCGCCGGCTACGTCCGGGCGGTGGACGGGGTGAGCTTCGACCTCCGCCAGGGCGAGGCCCTGACCGTGGTCGGGGAGAGCGGTTCCGGGAAGACGACCCTCATCAAGACGATCCTGGGGCTGGCGCCGGTGACCAAGGGGGAGATCCTGTTCGCCGGCCGGAGGCTGAACGGCGACCCCCGCGCGTTCGCCTGGCTCCACTCCCGGGTGGGGTTCGTCCAACAGGACCCCTACGGGGCCCTTCCCCCGTTCATGACCGTGCGGCGGATCCTCCTGGAGCCGATGATCGTGAACAAGGTGGGGACGGAGCGGGAGCGGGAGGACCGGGTGCGGGAGGTCCTGGAGGAGGTGCGGCTCGTGCCGGTGGCCGACTTCCTCAACAAGTTCCCCCACATGCTCTCCGGAGGCCAGCAGCAGCGGCTCGTCATCGCCCGGGCGATGGCCCTCCGCCCGTCCCTCATCGTCGCCGACGAGCCGGTGTCCATGCTCGACGCCTCGGTGCGGGTGGAGATCCTGGAGCTCATGCGCCGCATCCAGAAGGCCCACGACCTCGGGGTGATCTACATCACCCACGATCTATCCACCGTGCGCTACTTCTCGGAGCGCGTCTTTATCATGTACGCGGCGAAGGTTGTGGAGAAAACCGACGTGCGGGAGATCGTGCACAATACCCTCCACCCCTACGCCAAGGCCCTCCTGGCGGCGATCCCCGACCCTGATCCGGAGAACGCGCGGCGGTACCGGGACGTGCCGCCAGGGGAGCCGCCGAGCCTCGTGCGGCCGCCCGACGGCTGTCGCTTCCACCCCCGCTGCCCGGCCAAGATCGAGGGCCTGTGCGAGAAGGAGGTGCCGCCGGAGTTCGAGCCGACCCGGGACCACTTCGTGTCGTGCTGGCTGTACCGAGGGGGCCCATGA
- a CDS encoding NUDIX hydrolase, giving the protein MTGTSDAGGRPVFRGRLLTVLLRSTPEGSREVVVHPGAVGMVVVDGYGRLLLVRQHREGAGKPLWEIPAGTLEPEERPLAVAKRELLEETGLSARQWRFLGLIYPTPGYSTERIFLFLAQGVEGTPVARAEVAEVRFFSPQEVRRLARTGQGDGKTLAVLALL; this is encoded by the coding sequence GTGACGGGGACGAGTGACGCGGGCGGCCGGCCCGTGTTCCGCGGGCGGCTCCTCACCGTCCTCCTCCGCTCCACCCCGGAGGGGAGCCGGGAGGTCGTGGTCCACCCCGGGGCGGTGGGCATGGTCGTGGTGGACGGGTACGGCCGCCTCCTCCTTGTCCGCCAGCACCGGGAAGGGGCGGGGAAGCCCCTCTGGGAGATCCCCGCCGGAACCCTTGAGCCCGAGGAGAGGCCGCTCGCCGTGGCCAAACGGGAGCTCCTCGAGGAAACGGGGCTTTCCGCCCGGCAGTGGCGGTTCTTGGGCCTGATCTACCCCACCCCGGGGTATTCCACGGAGAGGATCTTCCTGTTCTTGGCCCAGGGGGTGGAAGGGACCCCAGTGGCCCGGGCGGAGGTCGCGGAAGTGCGGTTCTTCTCCCCACAGGAGGTGCGGAGGCTCGCCCGGACCGGCCAAGGGGATGGGAAGACCCTAGCCGTCCTGGCCCTCCTCTAG
- the hutU gene encoding urocanate hydratase, protein MADITVTRTVRAPRGIKLTCKGWLQEAALRMLMNNLDPEVAGDPAHLIVYGGTGKAARSWEDFDIIVRCLRELEGDETLVVQSGRAVAIFKTHEDAPRVLIANAMLVPEWATWEKFRELERLGLTMYGQMTAGSWIYIGTQGILQGTYETLAECARQHFGGTLRGRLVLTAGLGEMGGAQPLAITMNDGVGLIVEINPDKIQRRLSLAQLDTWTDSLDEALRIAEEHRRKGEPISIGLLGNAADVYPELLRRGVIPDVVTDQTAAHDELHGYVPGGMSYEEALRLRKRDPKAYIELSYQSMVRHVRAMVAMKEAGAVTFDYGNALRAQAKKGGFDQAFAFPGFVEAYIRPMFCAGKGPFRWAALSGDPGDILRTDRAILDLFPQDASLRRWIERAEAKVRFQGLPARICWLGYGERAEAGLRFNELVRRGEVQAPIVIGRDHLDSGSVASPYRETEGMKDGSDAIADWPILNALLNAVCGATWVAVHHGGGVGIGKSIHAGMVIVADGTEAAGRRLERVLTVDPGLGVARHADAGYEAAIRIARERGVRVPKLEEGQDG, encoded by the coding sequence ATGGCGGACATCACGGTGACGCGGACGGTGCGGGCCCCACGGGGCATCAAGCTCACGTGCAAGGGGTGGCTTCAGGAAGCGGCCCTGCGCATGCTCATGAACAACCTCGACCCCGAGGTGGCCGGGGACCCTGCCCACCTCATCGTCTACGGCGGAACCGGAAAGGCCGCCCGCTCCTGGGAGGATTTCGACATCATCGTCCGCTGCCTCCGGGAGCTCGAGGGCGACGAGACCTTGGTGGTCCAGTCCGGTCGGGCCGTGGCCATCTTCAAGACCCATGAGGATGCCCCGCGGGTCCTCATCGCCAACGCCATGCTTGTTCCGGAGTGGGCCACCTGGGAGAAGTTCCGGGAACTCGAGCGCTTGGGCCTCACCATGTACGGCCAGATGACCGCCGGAAGCTGGATCTACATTGGGACCCAGGGGATCCTCCAGGGCACCTACGAGACCTTGGCCGAGTGCGCCCGCCAGCACTTCGGGGGGACGCTCCGGGGCCGGCTCGTCCTCACCGCCGGCCTTGGGGAGATGGGGGGCGCCCAGCCCCTGGCGATCACGATGAACGACGGGGTAGGCTTGATCGTCGAGATCAACCCCGACAAGATCCAACGCCGCCTATCCCTGGCCCAGCTCGACACGTGGACCGACTCCTTGGATGAGGCCCTGCGGATCGCAGAGGAGCACCGGAGGAAGGGCGAGCCCATCTCCATTGGCCTTCTGGGGAACGCGGCCGACGTGTACCCGGAGCTTCTGCGGCGGGGCGTCATCCCGGACGTGGTCACGGACCAGACGGCCGCCCACGATGAGCTCCACGGGTACGTGCCCGGGGGGATGAGCTATGAGGAGGCGCTCCGGCTCCGCAAGCGGGATCCGAAAGCGTACATCGAGCTTTCCTACCAGTCCATGGTCCGCCACGTGCGGGCGATGGTCGCCATGAAGGAGGCCGGGGCGGTGACGTTCGACTACGGGAACGCCCTCCGCGCCCAAGCCAAGAAGGGCGGCTTCGACCAGGCGTTCGCGTTCCCGGGGTTCGTCGAGGCCTACATCCGGCCCATGTTCTGCGCGGGGAAGGGCCCGTTCCGGTGGGCGGCCCTGTCCGGGGACCCGGGGGACATCCTGCGCACGGACCGGGCGATCCTCGACCTCTTCCCCCAGGACGCCTCCCTCCGGCGGTGGATTGAGAGGGCGGAGGCCAAGGTCCGGTTCCAGGGGCTGCCGGCCCGGATCTGCTGGCTTGGCTACGGGGAGCGGGCCGAGGCCGGCCTCCGCTTCAACGAGCTCGTCCGCCGCGGCGAGGTCCAGGCCCCCATCGTGATCGGCCGGGACCACCTGGACTCGGGCTCGGTGGCTTCACCTTATCGGGAGACCGAGGGCATGAAGGATGGCTCGGATGCCATCGCCGACTGGCCGATCCTGAACGCCCTTCTCAACGCGGTCTGTGGGGCGACCTGGGTCGCGGTGCACCACGGGGGCGGGGTGGGGATCGGAAAGAGCATCCACGCGGGGATGGTCATCGTCGCCGATGGCACGGAGGCGGCTGGGAGGCGCCTGGAACGGGTGCTCACCGTGGACCCCGGCCTGGGGGTGGCCCGCCACGCCGATGCCGGCTACGAGGCGGCGATCCGCATCGCCCGGGAGCGTGGGGTGCGGGTCCCCAAGCTAGAGGAGGGCCAGGACGGCTAG